From a region of the Cherax quadricarinatus isolate ZL_2023a unplaced genomic scaffold, ASM3850222v1 Contig121, whole genome shotgun sequence genome:
- the LOC128704518 gene encoding protein hunchback-like, translating into MLQQTELEDHFPAHSPTMSADCEAVPPQLLPTSTLSPDSPVTAAATPSDRHGSTGISYEGRISVIPPLGGYEATMRAAMELDRVHLRDQQVPMETSLHSDRQCDGIQIQKNFRHLYEQRVRINEASHMHAQREDLRQAYPQPQDISALKDEPMTISSEQDAETTAENEFSPHFSQSHQSPGDSAYIPREQSPTAGHSQEMSIKEEPKQVEESQTEASEREDCDRDNDSNTVLRFARPDQSDPTRSPIEKAGESPDLPTDSARIQSNKEQSQSFHAYDPSYGNTGNLERMSPYDGTYQGINEHMPSSVEPDGDDTTDSCMMNSDGDMDHLSRLQNAMKLSGVMSGNEGETGDKPQLFQCHICSYSGTSRFHFNAHLNTHYDHKCAKCEFTTHTEPKLREHMQEKHGMSVDSNEDLESIRVPRVNAQGKVKTFKCKQCKYVAITKGDFWEHARSHIKSEKLLTCPKCPFVTEYKHHLEYHLRNHFGSKPFKCNKCNYSCVNKSMLNSHMKSHSNIYQYRCSDCTYATKYCHSLKLHLRKYGHNPAMVLNPDGTPNPIPIIDVYGTRRGPKLKKDDKGMPILPPHYQIQAQLLKAQMHVTGKIPSSSTSPLESHVPAARQPGPVPPPSCTRPPHSPFSYTYPNMIENLQSSSPILSRALEKSPEDLSRPLEGREQLRELLLERERAVNINPMSPKDVLRCSFCDFSTDRRELFSQHMVIHAGSERRDDVDDTPNSPQTIERSLSPERRSSSPVRPPIFPHQQPSFTNNEIGPLYSPLAAAHNLKEYLARMNPFIYQHMVGGHIHPAFGLQQHLQRFAHPVLQGPRPILPEEEHHQSSPQSSIHHILSPKDEDVLDLSKEQTPLLQLGMASELTPPQQIRDTSKEPPPLQQRNESQASLSPNHSSPQSSSPPRSETSTPPSKNRRKGRTFKLERIALRLSESAEGESSEHDEDMSRENEESQSKMCESRMPPLMPIAQHGTTQDTQQAWQSAHQCQFCDVAFKDVVMYTMHMGYHGYHNPFTCNMCGHEATDKVAFFLHIARSSHS; encoded by the coding sequence ATGCTGCAGCAGACCGAACTAGAAGACCACTTCCCAGCCCACTCACCTACAATGTCTGCTGACTGCGAGGCTGTACCGCCACAGCTGCTTCCCACCAGTACTCTGTCTCCCGACTCGCCCGTCACCGCTGCTGCCACTCCCTCAGATCGACATGGCTCAACTGGCATCAGTTACGAAGGGAGAATCTCTGTTATTCCGCCCCTGGGAGGATACGAAGCCACAATGAGAGCGGCAATGGAACTAGATCGCGTACATCTAAGAGATCAACAGGTTCCAATGGAAACGAGTCTTCACTCTGATCGTCAGTGCGATGGGATACAGATTCAGAAGAACTTCCGTCACTTGTACGAACAACGCGTCAGGATAAACGAGGCTAGTCATATGCACGCACAGCGAGAGGATCTGAGACAGGCGTATCCTCAGCCTCAAGATATTAGCGCTCTCAAAGATGAACCCATGACTATATCCAGCGAACAAGATGCGGAAACCACAGCAGAAAATGAATTTAGTCCTCATTTTTCCCAGTCCCATCAGTCACCTGGCGACAGTGCTTATATTCCCAGAGAGCAGTCTCCGACAGCTGGACATTCGCAGGAGATGAGTATTAAGGAAGAGCCAAAACAGGTAGAGGAATCTCAAACTGAAGCTTCGGAACGTGAAGACTGCGATCGGGATAACGATTCCAACACTGTGCTTCGGTTTGCTCGACCTGACCAAAGTGATCCAACAAGATCTCCAATTGAAAAAGCTGGAGAATCACCGGATCTCCCAACAGATTCGGCTAGAATTCAGTCCAACAAGGAGCAGAGTCAGTCTTTCCATGCGTATGATCCCTCATACGGGAATACTGGAAACCTAGAGAGAATGTCTCCCTATGATGGGACTTATCAGGGGATTAATGAACACATGCCATCCAGCGTGGAACCAGATGGTGACGATACCACAGATTCCTGTATGATGAATAGCGACGGTGATATGGATCATCTCTCCCGCTTGCAAAACGCCATGAAGTTATCAGGAGTCATGTCCGGGAATGAAGGGGAAACAGGAGACAAACCTCAACTGTTTCAGTGCCATATTTGCTCATATTCTGGGACGTCTCGCTTTCACTTCAACGCTCATCTTAACACTCACTACGACCACAAGTGTGCAAAGTGTGAATTTACCACCCATACAGAGCCCAAGCTGAGAGAACACATGCAGGAAAAGCACGGCATGAGCGTCGATTCAAACGAGGACCTGGAGAGTATCCGAGTGCCACGAGTCAATGCACAGGGGAAAGTGAAAACATTTAAATGTAAACAGTGCAAATATGTGGCCATTACCAAGGGTGACTTCTGGGAGCACGCTCGCTCACACATCAAGAGTGAGAAACTTCTAACCTGCCCTAAATGCCCTTTTGTTACAGAATATAAACATCACCTGGAATATCACCTCAGAAATCATTTTGGGTCGAAACCTTTCAAATGTAACAAGTGTAATTACTCCTGTGTGAATAAATCAATGCTAAACTCGCACATGAAGTCCCATAGTAATATATATCAATATCGGTGTTCAGACTGCACCTACGCCACTAAATATTGTCATTCTCTTAAACTTCACCTACGTAAGTATGGTCATAACCCAGCCATGGTGCTCAACCCTGACGGAACTCCAAATCCCATTCCCATTATTGATGTTTATGGAACACGAAGGGGACCCAAGCTGAAGAAAGATGATAAAGGAATGCCAATTCTGCCTCCTCATTATCAGATTCAAGCTCAGCTGTTAAAGGCACAGATGCATGTCACCGGGAAGATTCCTTCATCATCAACCTCGCCCCTAGAGAGTCATGTTCCAGCAGCCAGACAGCCAGGTCCCGtcccaccaccgtcatgcaccaGGCCTCCACACTCACCGTTTTCCTACACTTATCCAAACATGATTGAGAACCTCCAAAGTTCTTCGCCAATCCTTTCTCGAGCTCTTGAAAAGTCCCCCGAGGACCTTTCTCGTCCGCTAGAGGGCCGCGAGCAGTTGCGAGAACTCTTATTGGAAAGAGAACGTGCAGTGAATATTAATCCTATGTCACCAAAGGATGTCTTAAGATGCTCGTTCTGTGACTTCTCCACAGATCGTCGTGAGTTGTTCTCACAACATATGGTGATTCACGCAGGCTCTGAGCGGCGAGACGATGTGGATGACACTCCTAATTCCCCTCAAACAATTGAACGTTCTTTAAGCCCAGAACGTCGTTCCAGTTCACCAGTACGCCCTCCCATTTTTCCACACCAGCAGCCATCATTCACTAACAACGAGATTGGTCCCCTATATTCACCTTTAGCTGCAGCTCACAATCTGAAAGAATATCTAGCTCGCATGAATCCCTTTATTTACCAGCATATGGTGGGTGGACATATTCACCCAGCATTTGGTCTGCAGCAGCACCTACAGCGCTTTGCTCACCCAGTTCTTCAAGGACCTCGACCTATTCTGCCTGAGGAGGAGCACCATCAATCCTCGCCTCAGTCCTCCATTCATCACATTCTCTCACCTAAAGACGAGGATGTCTTGGATTTGAGTAAGGAGCAAACACCGCTCCTGCAGCTCGGCATGGCTAGTGAACTCACACCGCCTCAACAAATTAGAGACACCAGCAAGGAACCTCCTCCTCTTCAACAGAGGAATGAGTCTCAGGCTTCTCTTTCTCCAAATCACTCGTCTCCTCAGTCCTCATCTCCCCCGCGCTCAGAGACGTCAACACCACCTTCAAAGAATCGACGAAAGGGCCGCACTTTCAAATTAGAGCGTATCGCTCTGCGACTTAGCGAAAGTGCTGAAGGCGAGAGCAGCGAACATGACGAAGACATGAGTAGGGAAAATGAAGAAAGCCAGAGTAAGATGTGTGAGAGCCGCATGCCCCCACTCATGCCCATAGCGCAGCATGGCACTACACAAGATACCCAGCAGGCCTGGCAAAGTGCCCATCAATGCCAGTTTTGTGACGTGGCTTTCAAAGACGTGGTTATGTATACCATGCATATGGGTTACCACGGCTACCACAACCCATTCACCTGTAACATGTGCGGTCACGAAGCCACGGACAAAGTGGCTTTCTTCCTCCATATAGCTCGGTCTTCACATTCTTGA